TACAGTTAGTCACAGATCATGAAAGGCGCCTTCGGCGCCTTTTTTGTTGCTGCTTCCCCCCTGTGTGCGGGTTTTATCTTCCATTAGCAATCGGTGACCTTGGTCACTTCCCGATGAAAGAACTGTGTCAGGGCTACATTCAGCCACTAAACTGGTGTTAATAACCTTGTTTATGAGGTGGTTAGATGATGCGGCAGCAAGGCTTTACTCTGATAGAACTGGTTGTGGTGATCGTTATTCTAGGAATTTTGGCTGTGACCGCGGCGCCTAAGTTTATTGACCTGCAAGGGGACGCCCGAGAATCAACCCTACAGGGGATGAAGGCTGCGCTAGAAGGGGCCTCGACACTCACCTACAGTAAAGCGGCGATTCAGGATAAGCAGCGAGCACCTTTTGCTTGTGTGCTGCTCTCTGGCACACCAACAAGCAGCTGTAATGGAGATAATGAAGTCAATACGGTTTATGGTTACCCCCGAGCTACGCAGCGAGACTTAAGTGTGGTGCTAGAGACTATTTTTGGTGATGGCAGTAATGGTGAAGAGTGGGACATCGATTTCAGTTTGACCGCCGATGCGGTGATTACTTTGTCAGGTACCGATGGCACAGACACTCTTGCAGATAAATGTCAGGTTGAATATAACGAGGCGATTGATACCGACAACCGTCCTGTGATTGTGACGGCAAGTGATGGCTGTTAGATCTGGCATTTGTTGCATATCTAGATAACAGAGCGCTGAATTGATGCAACTGTAGACAGTTGTTCATTAAGCATGGCGATGTTTAGCTTGTTTTTCTCACCTTTGTGGCAGTGGTCAATCCTTCGCTAGGCCAGCTATGCTAAGAAGACTTAGTTAAGTAACTCAATTTGTTAGGTGCCTTCTGTTGCTGAG
The Corallincola holothuriorum DNA segment above includes these coding regions:
- a CDS encoding prepilin-type N-terminal cleavage/methylation domain-containing protein, with amino-acid sequence MMRQQGFTLIELVVVIVILGILAVTAAPKFIDLQGDARESTLQGMKAALEGASTLTYSKAAIQDKQRAPFACVLLSGTPTSSCNGDNEVNTVYGYPRATQRDLSVVLETIFGDGSNGEEWDIDFSLTADAVITLSGTDGTDTLADKCQVEYNEAIDTDNRPVIVTASDGC